The following proteins come from a genomic window of Meleagris gallopavo isolate NT-WF06-2002-E0010 breed Aviagen turkey brand Nicholas breeding stock chromosome Z, Turkey_5.1, whole genome shotgun sequence:
- the LOC104914944 gene encoding zinc transporter 5-like — MVLFQKPFSSGKVVTKRQWIKIFKHAVVGCIISLLWFFGLTLCGPLRTLLLFEHSDVVVLSLLSVLFTSSGGGPAKTRGAAFFIIAVICLLLFDNDDLMAKIAEHPEGHHDSALTHVLYTVIAFLGVADHKGGVLLLVLALCCKVGFHMASRKLSVDVGGAKRLQALSHLVSVLLLCPWVIVLSLTTEVR; from the exons AtggttttatttcaaaaaccattttcttctggaaaagtgGTAACCAAGCGTCAG TGGATCAAAATTTTTAAGCATGCTGTTGTGGGATGTATCATTTCACTCTTATGGTTTTTTGGCCTAACTCTTTGTGGACCACTGAG aacACTGTTGCTGTTTGAACACAGTGATGTGGTTGTGCTGTCACTCCTTAGTGTCTTGTTCACAAGCTCAGGTGGAGGACCAGCAAAG acAAGAGGTGCTGCATTTTTCATCATCGCTGTCATCTGCTTACTGCTTTTTGATAATGATGACCTCATGGCTAAAATAGCAGAGCATC CTGAGGGACATCATGACAGTGCTCTCACACATGTTCTGTATACAGTCATTGCTTTCCTGGGTGTTGCCGATCACAAG GGAGGAGTACTGCTTCTGGTACTGGCATTGTGTTGTAAGGTTGGTTTTCACATGGCTTCTCGAAAGCTTTCTGTCGATGTAGGTGGAGCCAAACGTCTTCAAGCTTTATCTCATCTTGTTTCTGTACTTCTGTTGTGCCCATGGGTCATTGTCCTCTCTCTGACAACAGAGGTAAGATAG